Proteins encoded within one genomic window of Sphingosinicella ginsenosidimutans:
- a CDS encoding S10 family peptidase produces the protein MRLASIIVLMLATTAGAALAQARPGASDQPDQQERAATHAQAQRTHRDAMIAEVEDAWARPAVDEHTSVSHGSVTVGGQRIAYTATAGTLTIRDGDGKPTASIFYTAYTRDGVPARDRPVTFFYNGGPGSATVWLHMGSFAPVRVQTGEPVYIHPAPYAFGPNPDSLIDATDMVFIDAVGAGWSRPLGEKTGRDFWGVDQDADAFARAIERYVTINGRWSSPKFLFGESYGTLRNGAVAAKLEEGGLSLNGIVFLSSILNYGVRQPGYDQDYLVLLPSYAATAWYHNHLPNRPADLPAFLDQVRAFASGPYAAALAKGSTLPAAEAQQIAQQMSQYIGISPDYILRANLRVDLRHFETELLRDRRQVVGRLDSRYLLNPTDANADSPTDDPASTATTGAFVASFQDYARHTLGYRTELPYNVSARTPDFRWDWNHRPPGTRGGAFGGQTSPNTAVDLAYTMRTNPYLKVLFLNGYFDLATPFFGTEFDVNHMLLDDNLQRNVGFRYYQSGHMVYMNPATLHQMHDDLVAWYRQTLSAQ, from the coding sequence ATGCGGCTCGCTTCTATCATTGTCCTGATGCTCGCCACGACCGCCGGCGCCGCCCTTGCGCAGGCCCGGCCCGGCGCTTCCGACCAGCCCGACCAGCAGGAACGCGCGGCGACCCACGCCCAGGCGCAGCGCACCCATCGCGATGCGATGATCGCCGAGGTCGAGGACGCCTGGGCGCGGCCGGCGGTCGATGAGCATACGTCCGTCAGCCACGGTTCGGTCACGGTCGGCGGTCAGCGCATCGCCTATACGGCGACCGCGGGCACGCTCACCATCCGGGACGGCGACGGCAAGCCGACCGCCTCGATCTTCTACACGGCTTATACGCGCGACGGCGTCCCGGCGCGCGACCGGCCTGTAACCTTCTTCTACAATGGCGGGCCCGGCTCGGCGACGGTCTGGCTGCACATGGGCAGCTTCGCGCCGGTCCGCGTGCAGACGGGCGAGCCCGTCTACATCCATCCAGCGCCCTATGCCTTCGGGCCGAATCCCGATTCGCTGATCGACGCCACGGACATGGTGTTCATCGATGCCGTCGGCGCCGGCTGGTCGCGCCCGCTCGGCGAGAAGACGGGTCGTGATTTCTGGGGCGTCGACCAGGATGCCGACGCCTTCGCCCGCGCGATCGAACGCTACGTCACGATCAACGGCCGCTGGTCGAGCCCCAAATTCCTGTTCGGCGAAAGCTATGGCACGCTGCGCAATGGCGCCGTCGCCGCGAAGCTGGAGGAAGGCGGCCTCAGCCTCAACGGCATCGTGTTCCTGTCCTCGATCCTCAATTACGGGGTCCGCCAGCCGGGCTATGACCAGGACTATCTCGTGCTGCTGCCGAGCTATGCCGCGACGGCCTGGTATCACAACCACCTGCCGAACCGGCCGGCGGATCTCCCGGCCTTCCTGGACCAGGTCCGCGCCTTCGCCAGCGGCCCCTATGCCGCAGCGCTCGCCAAGGGCTCGACCCTTCCCGCGGCGGAGGCGCAGCAGATCGCGCAGCAGATGTCGCAATATATCGGCATCAGCCCGGACTATATCCTGCGCGCGAACCTTCGTGTCGATCTGCGCCATTTCGAAACCGAGCTGCTGCGCGATCGGCGGCAGGTCGTCGGGCGGCTCGATTCGCGCTATCTGCTCAACCCGACCGACGCCAATGCCGACAGCCCGACCGACGATCCGGCCTCGACCGCGACCACCGGTGCGTTCGTCGCGAGCTTCCAGGATTATGCGCGCCACACGCTCGGCTACCGGACCGAGCTTCCCTATAACGTCTCCGCCCGGACGCCCGATTTCCGCTGGGACTGGAACCATCGTCCGCCCGGAACCCGCGGCGGCGCCTTCGGCGGCCAGACCTCGCCCAACACGGCCGTCGATCTGGCCTATACGATGCGCACCAATCCCTATCTAAAGGTGCTGTTTCTCAACGGCTATTTCGATCTCGCGACGCCGTTTTTCGGAACCGAGTTCGACGTCAACCACATGCTGCTCGACGACAATCTGCAGCGCAACGTCGGCTTCCGTTATTATCAATCGGGGCACATGGTCTACATGAACCCGGCGACGCTCCACCAGATGCACGACGATCTCGTCGCCTGGTATCGCCAGACCCTGTCCGCCCAATAG